Proteins co-encoded in one Rhodococcus sp. PAMC28707 genomic window:
- a CDS encoding condensation domain-containing protein: MDDADTAILEELPGGGVGEVPLTPIVSWMIERTRQFDRHTQTALLTLPPGIEQTVLERTVQSVLDHHDMLRARLQHDQDEWMMDVRPAGAVAAAEIIRRVGVDSASGHEFSTLASAELDRAAGRLDPGAGSMLQLVWFDAGSQPSRLLIVAHHLVVDGVSWRILVPDLASAWSQVVAGQEPVLAPVGTSMRRWAHGLRDEAVDRRSELDLWKQVLEGPDKLIGSRPLDPAVDVYDTVERIDVELSVAVTEDLLTTIPDVFHGSVNDGLMAGLALAIAAWRRTRGGDDDVFVSLEGHGREDHVVPGADLGRTLGWFTTIFPVRIDLSGTDIDSALDGGVSAGSLIKSVKERLLAVPDHGIGYGMLRYLDEQSREALAAYPVRRSASTISAATAQASRATSVTWVGYLSTTRISATSRTRIFR, encoded by the coding sequence GTGGATGATGCGGACACCGCGATCTTGGAGGAACTTCCAGGCGGCGGAGTCGGCGAGGTCCCGCTGACACCGATCGTGTCCTGGATGATCGAGCGGACTCGACAGTTCGATCGTCATACGCAGACTGCATTGCTCACATTGCCACCCGGCATCGAACAAACGGTGCTCGAGCGCACAGTGCAATCTGTCCTCGACCACCACGACATGCTTCGCGCTCGCCTTCAGCACGACCAAGACGAATGGATGATGGACGTTCGTCCTGCAGGGGCGGTCGCTGCAGCCGAGATCATCCGCCGCGTAGGCGTCGATTCGGCTTCGGGTCACGAATTCTCGACTTTGGCGTCGGCCGAACTCGATCGAGCTGCGGGCCGGTTGGATCCGGGCGCGGGGTCGATGCTGCAGTTGGTGTGGTTCGACGCAGGCTCACAACCTTCCCGGTTACTGATCGTCGCCCACCACCTCGTAGTCGACGGTGTGTCCTGGCGAATTCTGGTGCCGGACTTGGCATCTGCCTGGTCGCAAGTAGTCGCCGGCCAAGAGCCCGTTCTCGCGCCGGTAGGAACATCGATGCGCCGTTGGGCCCACGGTCTCCGAGATGAAGCTGTCGATCGCCGCAGCGAACTCGATCTGTGGAAACAGGTGCTGGAGGGTCCCGATAAATTGATCGGGTCTCGTCCGCTCGATCCGGCAGTCGATGTGTACGACACGGTGGAGAGAATCGATGTCGAGCTCTCCGTAGCGGTCACCGAGGATCTACTCACCACGATCCCCGATGTCTTCCACGGCAGTGTCAACGACGGATTGATGGCCGGACTCGCGCTGGCAATCGCAGCGTGGCGCCGTACTCGAGGCGGAGATGACGACGTTTTCGTCAGCCTCGAAGGCCACGGACGTGAAGATCACGTGGTGCCCGGTGCCGATCTAGGGAGAACTCTCGGATGGTTCACCACCATTTTCCCAGTTCGAATCGACCTGTCCGGCACAGACATCGACAGTGCCCTGGATGGTGGCGTATCCGCCGGAAGCCTGATCAAGTCGGTGAAGGAACGTCTGTTGGCGGTGCCGGATCACGGTATCGGTTACGGCATGCTTCGCTACCTCGACGAGCAGTCACGGGAGGCGCTTGCCGCATACCCAGTCCGCAGATCAGCTTCAACTATCTCGGCCGCTACAGCTCAGGCATCCCGGGCAACCTCGGTGACGTGGGTTGGCTACCTGTCGACGACGCGGATATCGGCGACGTCCAGAACTCGGATCTTCCGGTAG
- a CDS encoding phosphopantetheine-binding protein has product MEFVGRSDSQVKVRGFRIELGEIDSVLAAHPSADFVTTVGTTGPAGNTILVAYVLPTVDARFDVRALREHVAAALPAHMVPTAFVELDAIPLTPAGKLDRRALPQPSFDNRPQSGRDANTPVEKMLAGLFAEVLRLDHVGVDDSFFALGGDSIMSIQLVSARKSGGLRSVTTRCLRTQDRRWAGRGRTVGG; this is encoded by the coding sequence TTGGAGTTCGTCGGGCGCAGTGATTCACAGGTCAAGGTCCGAGGTTTCCGCATCGAACTCGGCGAGATCGACAGTGTGCTCGCTGCGCATCCGTCCGCGGACTTCGTGACGACTGTCGGCACTACCGGTCCCGCAGGAAACACTATTCTCGTTGCTTACGTCCTGCCGACAGTCGATGCCAGGTTCGATGTACGCGCTCTGCGCGAGCACGTTGCGGCAGCGTTGCCCGCTCACATGGTTCCGACGGCATTCGTCGAACTCGATGCCATTCCGCTGACCCCCGCAGGCAAGCTCGATCGCCGAGCACTACCGCAGCCGTCGTTCGACAACAGGCCCCAGTCCGGCCGCGACGCGAACACTCCGGTCGAGAAAATGCTGGCCGGCCTTTTCGCGGAGGTGTTGCGGCTCGATCATGTCGGTGTCGACGACTCGTTCTTCGCCCTCGGTGGCGACAGCATCATGTCGATTCAACTGGTCTCCGCGCGCAAAAGCGGCGGGCTTCGTTCTGTCACCACGCGATGTCTTCGAACGCAAGACCGTCGCTGGGCTGGCCGAGGTCGCACTGTCGGTGGATGA